The following coding sequences lie in one Hippoglossus hippoglossus isolate fHipHip1 chromosome 14, fHipHip1.pri, whole genome shotgun sequence genomic window:
- the smad9 gene encoding mothers against decapentaplegic homolog 9, with protein MNSSTSITSLFSFTSPAVKRLLGWKQGDEEEKWAEKAVDSLVKKLKKKKGAMEELERALSCPGQPSKCVTIPRSLDGRLQVSHRKGLPHVIYCRVWRWPDLQSHHELKALECCEFAFGSKQKDICVNPYHYRRVETPVLPPVLVPRHSEFNPQHSLLAKFRNASLHSEPLMPQNATYPDSFPPMPCAPFSSSNASSLVQSPTSQSYPNSPNSSAEPGSPYHITAETPPPPYTMMETSPQDDVKSGNSTTTTKLTFSAPHTDLRPVCYEEPEYWCSIAYYELNNRVGETFHASSRSVLVDGFTDPSNNKNRFCLGLLSNVNRNSTIEHTRRHIGKGLHLYYVGGEVYAECLSDSSIFVQSRNCNFQHGFHTTTVCKIPSGCSLKIFNNQLFAQLLAQSVNHGFEVVYELTKMCTIRMSFVKGWGAEYHRQDVTSTPCWIEVHLHGPLQWLDKVLTQMGSPHNPISSVS; from the exons ATGAACTCCTCAACCTCCATTACGTCCCTGTTCTCCTTCACCAGCCCGGCTGTGAAGCGCCTGCTCGGCTGGAAGCAAGGtgacgaggaggagaagtgggCCGAAAAGGCCGTGgactcactggtgaagaagctgaagaagaagaagggggcGATGGAGGAGTTGGAGAGGGCACTCAGCTGCCCCGGGCAGCCCA GCAAGTGTGTGACGATCCCCCGCTCGCTGGACGGCAGGCTGCAGGTGTCCCACAGGAAGGGTCTGCCCCACGTCATCTACTGCCGGGTGTGGCGCTGGCCCGACCTGCAGTCGCACCACGAGCTGAAGGCCCTGGAGTGCTGCGAGTTCGCCTTCGGCTCCAAGCAGAAGGACATCTGCGTCAACCCCTACCACTACAGGCGCGTGGAGACTCCTG TGCTGCCACCGGTTCTGGTCCCACGCCACAGCGAGTTCAACCCTCAGCACAGTTTACTGGCCAAGTTCAGGAACGCCTCTCTGCACAGTGAGCCTCTGATGCCCCAGAACGCCACTTACCCGGACTCCTTCCCGCCGATGCCCTGcgcccccttctcctcctccaacGCTTCCTCCCTCGTCCAGTCTCCCACCTCGCAGAGTTACCCCAACTCCCCCAACAGCTCCGCAGAGCCTGGCAGCCCGTATCACATCACGG CTGAGACTCCCCCGCCTCCGTACACCATGATGGAGACAAGTCCTCAAGACGATGTGAAGTCCGGCAACTCCACAACAACCACTAAACTTACCTtttctgctccacacacag ATTTGCGTCCCGTTTGCTACGAGGAGCCGGAGTACTGGTGTTCCATAGCCTACTACGAGCTCAACAACCGGGTGGGCGAGACTTTCCACGCATCGTCCCGTAGCGTTCTGGTCGACGGCTTCACGGACCCGTCCAACAACAAGAACCGCTTCTGCCTCGGTCTGCTGTCCAACGTCAACCGCAACTCCACCATcgaacacacacgcaggcacataGGCAAAG GGTTACACCTGTACTACGTGGGTGGCGAGGTGTACGCCGAGTGCCTGAGCGACAGCAGCATCTTCGTCCAGAGCCGCAATTGCAATTTCCAGCACGGCTTCCACACCACCACCGTGTGCAAGATCCCCAGCGGCTGCAGCCTCAAGATCTTCAACAACCAGCTGTTCGCTCAGCTCCTGGCCCAGTCCGTCAACCACGGCTTCGAGGTCGTCTATGAGCTCACCAAGATGTGCACCATTCGAATGAGCTTTGTTAAG GGTTGGGGCGCTGAATACCACCGTCAGGATGTGACCAGCACCCCCTGCTGGATCGAGGTACACCTGCACGGGCCCCTGCAGTGGCTGGACAAGGTCCTCACACAGATGGGCTCCCCGCACAACCCCATTTCCTCCGTGTCCTAA
- the rfxap gene encoding regulatory factor X-associated protein, with protein MSEDDGSAPANKDRDSTLLLTKDGQRYYVSKAGVVDSRNVITPHEPDNNASSSYDMDDPDEESDVLDTSDPRDGAASPEELNDEDTSEGDNAPKQCTYDGCTETTTQVAKQRKPWMCKKHRNKMYKDKYKKKKSDQAMSSGKIDENSEERPVSVNKQRLGAMGDRPARPSLIEQVLNQKRLSLLRSPEVIGFLQQQQQLLATQNRSQSQGQFPGC; from the exons ATGAGCGAAGATGACGGTTCAGCGCCGGCCAACAAAGACCGGGACTCCACGCTCCTGCTCACCAAAGACGGGCAGCGGTACTACGTGAGCAAGGCCGGGGTGGTGGACAGCCGGAACGTGATCACGCCGCACGAACCGGACAACAACGCCTCCTCCTCCTACGACATGGACGACCCGGACGAGGAGAGCGACGTGCTGGACACCTCGGACCCCAGGGACGGCGCCGCCAGCCCGGAGGAGCTGAACGACGAGGACACCTCGGAGGGCGACAACGCCCCCAAGCAGTGCACGTACGACGGCTGCACGGAGACCACGACGCAGGTGGCCAAGCAGAGGAAGCCGTGGATGTGCAAGAAACACCGCAACAAGATGTACAAGGACAagtacaagaagaagaagagcgacCAGGCCATGTCCAGCGGGAAAATAGAC gagAACTCCGAGGAGCGGCCGGTGTCTGTGAACAAGCAGCGTCTCGGTGCCATGGGGGACCGACCGGCCAGACCCTCCCTGATAGAGCAGGTCCTCAACCAGAAGAGACTG TCACTGCTCCGGAGTCCAGAGGTGATCggtttcctgcagcagcagcagcagctcctggcCACACAGAAccgcagccaatcacagggACAGTTCCCGGGTTGTTGA